In the Cydia fagiglandana chromosome 5, ilCydFagi1.1, whole genome shotgun sequence genome, one interval contains:
- the LOC134664765 gene encoding nematocyst expressed protein 3-like, translating to MAARRLVLNGLTAEVEGEGVRVVVGGEGQSPDSLEFYHELELYRQLLALPAEPRRARTPDPRPTKSPEPTPPRRSRTPCARVSASAAAPVASPASAPAATPVSTPAPAPTPRAATPAPATGHTRPAKGIYSSGHLWLPRLASPRLASTWNVKAAYEPYLPTTVFK from the exons ATGGCGGCGCGCCGGCTCGTGCTCAACGGGCTCACGGCGGAGGTGGAGGGCGAGGGGGTGCGCGTGGTGGTGGGGGGCGAGGGGCAGTCGCCGGACTCGCTGGAGTTCTACCATGAGCTGGAACTGTACCGGCAGCTGCTGGCGCTGCCCGCCGAGCCGAGACGTGCGCGCACGCCGGATCCTAGACCCACTAAGAGCCCAG AACCAACGCCGCCGCGGCGTAGCCGCACGCCGTGCGCTCGCGTCTCCGCCTCCGCTGCAGCGCCAGTGGCCTCGCCCGCCTCCGCGCCCGCGGCCACGCCCGTGTCCACCCCCGCTCCCGCCCCCACCCCACGCGCTGCGACTCCGGCGCCTGCGACGGGACACACACGCCCGGCTAAG GGCATCTACTCGAGCGGACACCTGTGGCTGCCTCGCCTCGCCTCGCCTCGCCTCGCCTCCACCTGGAATGTTAAGGCCGCTTATGAGCCTTATTTACCTACAACTGTGTTCAAATGA